Proteins from one Candidatus Lokiarchaeota archaeon genomic window:
- a CDS encoding protein kinase produces MLFDIEANQREEKKADGRTNQRVLYAWIELSLKKNMNMSFTNHIRGKALIRVVIGPRNLNNAESHYEFVGSEVFIDPDEMEYVDGGGQGIVYRWQNFALKFHYDDSALKRLLEMRQRALLVGGADRRRSIPKSVLLRTLPIGFGTAEPSDLNLEHSDDLHVLVFNWVEGQCLNHEEHRDYQIRCMMADRVLEGLSFIEQLRIVHADLVPRNILVDENDQPHLIDIAGAGLIEYGTGKWKYPPSVQGTKIPGFVSPPEMQKPGGEIDKYTDRWCGVTLICAIIAR; encoded by the coding sequence TTGCTATTTGATATTGAGGCAAACCAACGAGAAGAGAAGAAGGCAGATGGAAGGACAAATCAGCGTGTGTTGTATGCATGGATTGAGTTAAGCCTGAAAAAGAATATGAATATGAGTTTTACCAACCATATTAGAGGGAAGGCATTGATTCGAGTTGTCATTGGACCACGAAATCTGAATAATGCTGAATCTCATTATGAGTTCGTGGGCAGTGAGGTGTTTATAGATCCCGATGAGATGGAGTATGTTGATGGGGGAGGACAGGGCATTGTATATCGCTGGCAGAACTTCGCATTGAAATTTCATTATGATGATTCGGCCCTGAAGCGACTTCTGGAAATGCGTCAAAGAGCCCTATTAGTGGGAGGGGCTGATAGAAGAAGAAGTATTCCCAAGAGTGTTCTATTGAGAACTCTTCCCATTGGCTTTGGAACAGCAGAACCATCTGATCTCAACCTCGAGCATAGTGATGACCTTCATGTTCTAGTTTTCAACTGGGTTGAGGGACAGTGCCTTAATCATGAAGAACACAGAGACTATCAAATACGCTGTATGATGGCTGATAGGGTTCTCGAAGGTCTGAGCTTCATTGAGCAGCTTCGAATTGTACACGCTGATCTTGTACCCCGTAATATCTTAGTGGATGAAAACGACCAACCCCATTTGATTGACATTGCGGGAGCAGGATTGATAGAATATGGAACTGGGAAATGGAAGTACCCGCCAAGCGTTCAGGGAACAAAAATACCGGGTTTTGTTTCCCCACCCGAGATGCAGAAACCCGGTGGTGAAATTGATAAATACACGGATAGATGGTGCGGAGTCACGCTGATATGTGCCATCATTGCAAGAG
- a CDS encoding Ni/Fe hydrogenase subunit alpha has translation MTDERTIRIDPVTRLEGHGSLTIKLGPNNEVKDVQFNVSSTRFFEKFLEGRPMEEAVRIAPRICGICPIPHHLASVKTVEDAWDVTPPPAAIKLRRLLIEAKQLSSHAIHFYALAAPDFVFGPFADPAVRNVAAVLKHLPGVATQAIKLMEFGQELCKTVGAKAIHPTTAIPGGMMSPITEEQRDHWLSKTDEMFENIQKTVDLAKTVVNDYLDVITKVAVTPTYYLGLANDGELDIYDGLIRVMDPEGEIVEEFEPRNYDEYYGEHVSDHSYATHIYYKAAGYPEGIWRANSLARCNVADKMATPMAQEALEEMRELVGRPSHHTFAYHYARVIEMVQAAEWIKKLLEDPEIVSEDVKLADVEANAGEGVGVVEAPRGTLLHNYVCNDEGIIEKANLIVATNNNIAGIEKSLMDAAKLIFEDEGHKGLELPDPMVET, from the coding sequence ATGACTGACGAACGAACAATACGAATCGATCCTGTTACCAGGCTTGAAGGCCATGGATCATTGACCATCAAACTAGGACCTAACAACGAAGTCAAAGATGTACAGTTCAATGTAAGCAGCACGAGATTCTTCGAGAAGTTCCTCGAAGGACGCCCAATGGAAGAGGCTGTTCGCATCGCGCCTCGGATATGTGGTATCTGTCCGATTCCCCATCATCTTGCGTCAGTAAAGACTGTAGAAGATGCATGGGATGTTACACCACCCCCTGCTGCTATCAAACTTAGAAGGCTCCTCATAGAAGCAAAACAGCTTTCTTCACATGCTATTCATTTCTATGCACTTGCTGCCCCCGACTTTGTGTTTGGGCCATTTGCAGATCCGGCTGTTCGGAATGTTGCTGCTGTCCTCAAGCACTTGCCGGGTGTTGCGACGCAAGCTATCAAACTGATGGAGTTCGGTCAGGAACTCTGCAAGACTGTTGGAGCAAAAGCTATTCATCCAACAACAGCAATTCCTGGAGGGATGATGAGTCCCATTACCGAGGAACAGCGAGACCACTGGCTTTCAAAAACTGATGAGATGTTCGAAAACATTCAGAAGACAGTAGACCTCGCCAAGACTGTTGTCAATGACTACCTTGACGTGATAACGAAAGTGGCTGTTACTCCGACCTATTACCTGGGTCTAGCCAATGATGGCGAACTCGACATCTATGACGGTTTGATTCGGGTTATGGATCCGGAAGGCGAAATCGTCGAAGAGTTCGAACCAAGAAATTACGACGAGTATTATGGTGAGCATGTTTCGGATCACTCCTATGCTACTCACATCTACTACAAGGCAGCTGGTTATCCGGAGGGTATATGGCGGGCCAACTCTCTTGCTCGATGCAACGTTGCTGATAAGATGGCCACACCAATGGCACAGGAAGCATTAGAGGAGATGCGAGAGCTTGTTGGCCGGCCATCACATCATACCTTTGCCTATCACTATGCACGCGTCATAGAGATGGTGCAAGCAGCCGAGTGGATCAAGAAACTGCTTGAGGATCCAGAAATCGTTAGCGAAGATGTCAAACTGGCTGATGTTGAAGCGAATGCCGGAGAGGGTGTTGGCGTTGTTGAAGCCCCACGAGGAACTCTCCTGCACAACTACGTCTGCAACGATGAAGGAATCATTGAGAAAGCTAATCTCATCGTTGCGACAAACAATAACATCGCAGGTATAGAGAAATCTCTCATGGATGCAGCGAAGCTGATTTTCGAGGATGAGGGTCACAAGGGACTTGAGCTACCGGATCCGATGGTAGAAACATAA